A window of Gopherus evgoodei ecotype Sinaloan lineage unplaced genomic scaffold, rGopEvg1_v1.p scaffold_57_arrow_ctg1, whole genome shotgun sequence genomic DNA:
ggcccctgggggtgggggtctgtgAGCCGGGAGGCCCCCCGACCACGCACCGTGACGAGGACGTGACGGCCGCCAGCTGGCGGGCCCGCCGGAAGCACGTCTTCGTGCTGAGCGAGGCCGGCAAGCCCATCTACTCTCGCTATGGCAATGAGGAGGCCTTGTCCTCCACCATGGGCGTCATGATGGCGCTGGTGTCCTTCATCCAGAGTGGTGACAACGCCATCCGCTCCATCTACTCGGGTAggcgggggctgggctgcagggcagggggtgctctgctctgGCAGTCAGGGCCGGGGGCTGGGAGgacgggggctgggcagggggcactctcctctGGCAGACAgggccgggggctgggcagggggcactgtcctctggcagacagggctgggcgctggggggtgctgggaggtggggggctgggcagggggcactctcctctggcagacagggctgggcgctggggggtgctgggaggtggggggctgggcagggggcactctcctctGGCAGACAGGGCCGGGcgctggggggtgctgggaggtggggggctgggcagggggcactctcctctggcagacagggctgggcgctggggggtgtggggctgggcaggggccttctcccctggcagtcagggccaggcactggggggtgctgggaggtgggggactgggcagggggcactctcctctggcagacagggctgggcgctggggggtgctgggaggacgggggctgggcagggggcactctcctctggcagacagggctgggcgctggggggtgctgggaggtggggggctgggcagggggcactctggcagacagggctgggcgctggggggtgctgggaggtggggggctgggcagggggcactctcctctggcagacagggctgggcgctggggggtgctgggaggtggggggctgggcagggggcactctcctctGGCAGACTGGGCTGGGCgctgggggatgctgggaggtggggggctgggcagggggcactctcctctGGCAGACAGGGCCGggcgctggggggggctgggaggtgggggctgggcagggggcactctcctctGACAGACAGGGCCGggcgctggggggggctgggaggtggggggctgggcagggggcactctcctctggcagacagggctgggcactggggggtgctgggaggtggggggctgggcagggggcactctcctctggcagacagggctgggcgctggggggtgtgggactgggcaggggccttctcccctggcagtcagggccaggcactggggggtgctgggaggtgggggactgggcaggggcgctctcccctggcagtcagggccggGCACTGGGGGGTGCCATGCTGTGGAGTGAGCGgctcggcagggggcgctctgtcCTGGCTGTCGCTGCTGACCCAAATAAGCTAGTCACCAGATTATCCAGCTGctgcgctccaccccagaggcggctgcgTGTCAGTGCTGGGCAGGCCCGCTGTGGGGTGTGAGGCTGTATGCTTGCCTAGGGGGATTTAGTGGGAGAAGGTGGCTGGGACGCTGGCAGGCCTGTGGCCCCACACCTTGCCTCGTGCCTCTGGGCATGGGGTGCACGAATAGCTTCCAGGGGAGCCATAATGAGATTAGCTCTCGGCCGTCGATACGTTGCACTGAGAGTGTATAAATACGTGAGGTGTGACAGATGGAGAGGAAACTCGTGGGCACTGGAATGGGACGtgggggcctttcccctctaggcggtgctggctcccatccagccccagggcggggaactggctggcttagggctgtggggaatgggacatggggactgtcccctctaggggacgCCGGCTCcaatccggccccagggcggggaactggctggcttagggctgtggggaatgggacatggggactgtcccctctaggggacgCCGGCTCcaatccggccccagggcggggaactggctggcttaggactgtggggaatgggacatggggactgtcccctctagggggtgctggctcccatccagccccagggcggggaactggctggcttaggactgtggggaatgggacatggggactgtcccctctaggggacgGCGGCTCCAatctggccccagggcggggaactggctggcttagggctgtggggaatgggacatggggactgtcccctctaggggacgCCGGCTCCAatctggccccagggcggggaactggctggcttaggactgtggggaatgggacatggggactgtcccctctaggggacgCCGGCTCCAatctggccccagggtggggaactGCCTGGCTCGGTGTCCGGCAGTGGCACTCGGGGTCCCTGGGAGCAGGGCAATCTCACTGTCTCCATGTCTGCCCCCCTGCCTCAGATGACCAGAAGCTGGTGTTCGTGCAGCAGGGCCCGCTGGTGCTGGTGTCGGTGTCGCGGACGCTGCAGTCGGAGCAGCAGCTGCGCCAGGAGCTGCTCTACGTCTATTACCAGATCCTCAGCATGCTGACCCAGGTGAGCATCACCCGCATCTTCGAACGCAAGAAGAACTACGACCTGCGGCGCCTGCTGGCCGGCTCTGAGAAGATCCTCGACCGCCTGCTCAACCTGGTGGAGTCGGATCCCGGCTTCCTGCTGGGGGCTGTgcgctgcctccccctccctgcctccctgcgGGACACCCTGGGCACCCTGCTGCAGAAGGCCATCACCCCCAACCTGGTCTTCTCCATCCTGGTGGCCCGCAGCCAGCTGGTCACGGCGGTGCAGGAGCGGGCGGTGATCGAGGAGTGCCGGCTGGAGCCCACCGACCTCCACCTGCTGCTCAACCTGATTGGGGCCAGCTCGGCCTTCCAGGCTGGGGAGATCTGGACGCCCATCTGCCTGCCCCGCTTCAACCCTGACGGGTACTTTTACGCCTATATCTCCTACCTGGACGCGGAGTGCACCGTGTGCCTGGTGCTGCTCTCGACCGACAAGGAGTCTTTCTACGCCGTCTCGGACTGCAAGAGGCGGGTGGAGGAGGCCATGCGGACTCAGGGCTCGCTGCAGGTGCTCTCGGGCGGCCTGCAGAGCCCCTCCTATGGCGTGGGGCAGGTCGGGGTGCCCGACTTGCGGCACTTCCTCTACAAGCCACTGGATATCCCGGAGAACTACCGCCAGCTGCCCCAGTTCACCAGGTAATGGGGCACACCGGCTGCCCTCCTGGGGGCGGCAGTGCTTAGCTCTGGCTTTGGCCATTGGGGTTGGTGTGGGGGAGGCTGGGTCGTGTCTGTGGCCTTGAATTCTGATGCTAACGCTAAGCCGTGCTCAGTACCTGCAAGGTACTGGTGGTAGGGGGCAccggggagcagggggagcagcagggggcactctcccctggcagttaGTGCTGAGTGCTCTGCGGTGGGTAGCGGGGTGGAGGGCGCTCTCCCCTAGCAGTCAGGGtgggcactgtgctgtggggaACGAGGCACTTGGCAAGGGGTACTCTCCCCTAGCAGTCAGGGCTGGGCACTGTGGGGCGCTGTGCtttggggagcagggcggggggctgggcagggggtgctgtcccCTGGCTGTCAGGGccgggcactagggggcgctgtgctgtaggCAGCAGGGCAGGTGTCAGTAGAGCTGTCCTCAGTTTGCGGGGAGGCGTTCCGCAGCtgtgtgctccaccccagaggcagctgcatttcagcccCAGGTGGGCGCTCCCTGCACGTGCAGCCTGGAGCACGCTTTGCGCTGACTGCAGTGGAGGATGGCTGGGGTGTGCCAGCTGGACAGACAGTCTCTTGAACAGACAgctgccctccctctcccccccccgcggCTCCGGGACGAGTTAAGCCAGCCTTATGCAATCCCAGCTTTAAATAGGGCATGTCATGCGCTTCCGAGACTGGCTGCTTGTGGGATCACGGGGGTGGAGATGgcccagggcatgctgggaattcAGGGGCCTCAGCAGTGCCATCACGTGGGGGAATGGTGGGGGTAGCTCCGGGGAGGGGAGCTCTGACATCATGAACCTCCGAGTGCCCTCAAAAAAGAGGTGAGTGACACTGTCCGTGTgttataaatggggaaactgaggcacgttcttcactgctcaaccccctagcctccactcctttcccagagctggggatagaacccaggagtcctggctcccagcccttgtGCTCTACGCTACTAGACCCCTCTGCTAGGGAACGGGGGATTGCAGCTGAGAGCTCATGCCAGGGTGGGAAGAGTCAGTGAAGGGCATTAACGAACCGCGTTGCCCCCACACAACCATTCTTCCTGTCAGCTGGGCTTGGCATGGAATCGGTGTCTCTCTGAATTTcttggtcacagcctgaaacagaCGTGGTTGGTTTACGACACACCACGTTAGTCAGTCACATGGGCTCGTCCGGGCAAGGGTTTCTTCCCCACATCAGAATGGGGGTCTGCCTGTCCAGGTAGCTCCTCCCCGTCCTGGATGAGAACAATGGGCCTGTCTACCCTGCTGCGAGGGGAGTGGATAGCTGTCCACCGAATACTGCAATAGGATCGGGATCTCTCATTCTTCCTGCCTTGCAGTGCCTGAACAAAGGCCTGTCACGTGAACCACACGGGGGTCAAAGCCAGCTGTGGCCAGTGGGACTCCCTGCCACAGGATACTGGGGTTGACAGCCCTGCAGGCCCCAGGAGTATCTGGAAGATCTCAAAGCAAAGGCAGGGTTTTGGCAGGGCCGGCCCGGCCCCGGAGGGAGCTGGATCTTGACAATGAGCAAGCACTAATCATTGGGGGCTGGGAAGCCATTTCCTCTGGGGTTCCTCTGCTAGCCAAGATGCCGCGCTAGATGGGCTCACACTCCAGCTGTTCCTAGGTTTCCTTCTAGTTCAGCGTTCTCCCTGCCCTCCTGGTTCTGCGGGGTGAAGGTTCAagacagtggcagcagcagggaggggatggtGCCTGGTCTCGGTGTCTAATCCCCCCTCCTCTGGCATCTCTCGCCCCCGcagcccagagctggaggggccgtACTGCAGTGAGGAGGAGCAACACCGGCTCTTTGACCTCTACCATTACCTGCACAGCCGCATCCACAGCACTTCTCGCCCCCTACGCCTCATCTACCATGTGGCCGAGAAGGAGACGCTACTCGCCTGGGTAAGGCAGGGCACAGATCAAGGCATCTAGGGGGCAGGGTCATGGGCCCTCATCTCCCCAGAGGAGTGGTAGGGCCCCTCTTCCTCCCCAAAAGAGGCAGGAGGACCCCCTACTACTCACTCACCGCAGTTGGCTCAgattctctgcaaactcaggcagcaTCACTCacactggttaaaggggagactacaatgggtcatactgaagggtgaactgtcaggctggaaggaggttactagtggagttcctcaaggatcggttttgggaccaatcttatttaacctttttattactgaccttggcaccaaAAGCGGGAATGTACtaataaagttcgcagatgacacgaagctggggggtattgctaacacagagaaggaccgggatatcatacaggaagatctggatgaccttgtaaactggagtaatagtaataggatgaaatttaatagtgaaaagtgcaaggtcatgcacttagggattaataataagaattttagatatacattggggacgcatcagttggaagcaacagaggaggagaaggaccttggagtattggttgatcgcaggatgactatgagccgccaatgtgatatggccgttaaaaaagctaatgcggttttaggatgcatcaggcgaggtacttccagcaaagataaggtgttagtaccgttatataaggcactggtgagacctcatctggaatactgtgtgcagttctggtctcccatgtttaagaaggatgaattcaaactggaacaggttcagagacgggctactaggatgatccaaggaatggaaaacctgtcttatgaaaggagactcaaagagcttggcttgtttagtctagccaaaagaaggctgagtggggatatgcttgctcattataaatatatcagagggattaatattagggagggagaggaattatttaagcttagtaccagtgtagatacaagaacaaatgggtataaactggacactaggaagtttagacttgaaattagacgaaggtttctaaccattagaggagtgaagttctagaacagccttccaagggaagtagtgggggcaaaagacatatctggctttaagattaagcttgctaagtttatggaagggatggtatgatgggatagcctaattttggcaactgatctttgattatcagcagataagtatgcccagtggtctgtgatgagatgttggatgggatgggatctgagttactgcagagaattctttcctgagtgctggctggtgagtcttgcccacatgctcagggtttagctgatcgccatatttggggtcgggaacgaattttcctccggggcagattggcagaggccctggaggtttttcgccttcctctgcagcatggggcacaggtcacttgctgatggattctctgcagcttgaggtcttcaaaccacaatttgaagacttcaataacttggacataggttaggggtttgttatagaagtggaggggtagggttctgtggcctgctttgtgcaggaggtcagactagatgatcacattggtcccttctgaccttaaagtctatgagtttccCCCAAGCTGGAGTGATAGGCttaggctctctgcagactcaggtagTGTCCCAGTCCCTGCCTTTGTGACACCTGGTTTATGATTTCAAGGTTTTCTTCCCAGCTAGGAGGGTGAGAGACTTACTCTATTCGTAACAGAAAGCTGAGCCGCTGCTGTGATCACATGGCTCTAGCAATCGCCCTTAGGCATGAGCCTAAATTGCCTGGGCATTGCCTTCACCTGAAATTGGCTGGGGGCTTGGGAGAGACCACTTCCTGTCTCAGTAATACTCTAGTGTGAGGAGGGTGGGACTTCCTGCTCTGTCCTTTCTATCTTGTACTGGGCTCGTTCCTGCTCTCCTAGCAGGAAGCACAATGGTGTCTGGCGTGAGAAGTGATCACTGAGCCCTGACCAGTCCTGCCTGGATAGCTGGGGAGATGGTTCAGGCTGCTCGTTCCCAGAATTCCGCATCAAGGCCCCATGTGCTGCAGAATTCCCAGCATCTGTTCCAGTGACTGGGATATGCACCTTAGTGTGATGTGTCCACTCACATGATCGGCAGTGATGTGCTTGGGTTTTAACCAATATCGGTAGATTTCAGAGTGAGCATACACCCCATTGGAACAGATAGCTCATGCTCATTCTGCTTCTGGCTGTCATGCTGACAGCTCCATATAGGTTTAAAGCTTGTGCTGCCTCCCTCGGGTATAGTGATGAGAAGAAGCTTGGGGAGCGGGTTTGGAGAGGGAGGACAAGAGACAAGACAGTGCCAGGTATTGGGGAGAGGATGGGATTTACCTGTCCTTTTTTCACATTCTCCTTCTCAGGTCACCAGTAAGTTTGAGCTATACACCTGCTTCAGCCCCCTGGTAACCAAGGCCGGCGCCATCAATGTCCTCACCAAGCTGTTACGCTGGATCAAGAAGGAGGAGGACCGGCTCTTCATTCGCTATCCCCCAAAGTACTCTACTACGCCCAACCCTGGGAAGGGCACCAAGGGGGGCCGGCCTGATGGTGCGGAGAATGGATTTTTTGCTGGCCTCTAAGCTGGGCCTGCTTCACCTGAGGCCCCTGTGTTTCACTGGTGATTGGATAACTTGGGGGGGAAATCCCTTCTCCTCTTTGAAGGGGAGGTCGGGGAACGCACATGCACCCCCCCCTCCACCAGAGAAACCACACTCTCTAGGAGCTGGATCAGGCTTGGCCTGGCCCCTTCCGGGGTGGTGGCGACGCATGGTTATCTGCCTGTCTTATTTATTGGCCTACTCGTGTCTCGGAGCCTCTGTTGGGGAAGCCGGAGTGGGGGTTATTGCTTCACTTTGGGCCTTGTGCTCCAGGCTGATGAGGGGGGTGGCGAGCTTACACTCTGGCTTGCGTAGGCCTGTACCGAAGGACTCCACCTGCatggtggagctggggttgggtgcaGCTTCTTCCATCTCCTTGACGGAAGCTGTTTGCGGCTCCTTCCCCTGGAGCCTCTGCTTTCCGCCTCCTGGTGTGGATCGGCCACAGGCCCCTATGAAATGGGCTGTGATtgtgttttcctttcctttggaTGAATTGTAGCGAATTGCACCCTTGGCATCGGAGCCCAACCTGCTTTGAAACCATTTTTCAACATCCTCTGCTCTTTAAAAACCTGGGCCTGGAATGAACTTAGGTTTCTCGCAGGCACCTAGAAGTTGGCGACTCATGTTTGCCAATTGATTTAACTGGGTGCTGTGTCTGGAAAGATGGCTGTATGTGCGGTGGGAAGGAGATTACTCCCTCGTCCACCCCCCATGCACACACTCCTTGCGATGCTATTAATTGAAAGTGGATGTTGGAGATGCCCACTGTGTTGTgctctccctccctgggctggTCGTGTTCGTTAACGCCTGCGCCAATGCACTCTCCCCTGTCTGTATTAATTTAATGTTCCCTTTGGAAAGGCAGATCCTTTCACAGGAATGTTTAAATGCTCTTTGAAAGCAATGAACTGCCTCCCTCGCCAGTGACGTCTGTGCCCTGTGCTATGTTAACTGGGCTGCCCCGTCACTCTTTTCAGTCTCCCTGTCCATTCTGGTTGCTAGAAGGAAGGGCTGTTTGATCCCCTGTGGCCTTATACCAATCTGCAGTGGGATTGACCCAGAATCCGCTGGGTCTGTTTCTCGCAGGAAGATCATCCCACGCCTCTAgagagccagcccctgcctgcgTCTCCTTTTAACTTGCGTTTAGCTGCTCCAGTGAGACCTGGCGGGGTTGGGGAAGCAGAAACAGTTTTCACATGCATGACGTGCTGTGCCTAGAACCGTCTTGGCTGACTGTCAAATGAGGTCTCTTCCTGGCTGGCGTGTTCAACTGAGAATCAAAGTCTtattaaaaagttgttttgatGAGGGTACATCTGTTTTGCTCGCCGGCCAGCACAAAGGTTCTTGTCAAGGAAAGAGGGAATTGGGGCTTTCTAAATGCTAGCTGTATTGCCTTGGCCCCAGTGAGCTTCTGTCAGTTGGATGCAGTGGGGAGGTCCAACTTAGATTTTTAACTCTCATCTCTGGAGACGTCAAGTCACAGATGAGCTTGCCCCAAACGTTGTCACGCTACCCCTCTGCCTGAGGCTGGCATTTCCCATCCCTGCAGCATTCTCCTTTTTGGAAAGACGGGATCCCAAATTCACTTTGCCCATCTTTGTCCTCTAGAACCCCCTTCTCTTTCTGCTGTGTTCCACTCAACCATCAGGCACTCTCCACATCTAATGCTGCCtggttttttaaatctcaaatctAAGTATTATGCCAACTGTGGGCTGTGGTCTCActgccatgctccaccccagaagCCACTGCTGCAGTACTTTGGGCTCATTCAGCAGGAACAGAGCTATACAAAGCGGAGATGGGTCTGGTGCTAGCATGTTCCACCAGTAAACTATGTCTTCTGGGCCCAGCCTCCATTGTTTTAAGTAAGTACAGCTTGGCTGCTGGCAAGGGAAGGATGTGACTTTATGGCAGCGGAAGTCCTGCCAAGCAGTTCCTAGCACATGGTCCCTCCATTTATCCCATAAGGAGTGTGTGAAAGGCAGCAAGCTCAGCTGCTCTtcaagggggaaggggagcagcgAGGCATGGTAGAAGGGTCATTGCAGAGTGATATTCACAGCTGTTTTTTTGGGGTTTGGCTGGCTGGACCGCAGGCTGTAACTTGATGCTTCAAGTCTGCGAATGTTGATGTGGTGCAGAGAGCTGCTGTGCAGAACTAAAGCTACCAGCTGCACTCGCTTTGCTCCTAGGCCTCGCAGTTAACCCTGCTGAtacaacactgcaaatagcttAGGGACGGCCAGAGTCCAAAATACCGAGGCGagcctctcagagaggtgttATTTTAAGATGCAGCCAGCGCTTGCACCTTGCCGCAAGCTATGTGGGTGGGCTCTGCAGCGGGACCAGGGCCGGTGGAAGgaaggcagctgctgctcagagAGGTCTGGCCCAGCACTTGTCCCAAAGCTCACTGCACCTCGAGTCCACCAGCACGGTTTAGGGGGCTGAAATAAACAATGTCTGGCTGCCTgtagctccacctcctgccctggtcTGGCCAGGGAGGTACAGGAGTGGGCTAGGCCCTGGTCCAGATGCAGCTGGCCCTCGCTCATCACCTGCCCATAGTTAgaccaccccacccctgctgtcTACCCAAGCCAAATGCCACCTCTCTGCCATCCCCatggggggagccccccccccgggtgcTAATCACAGAAATATCTGGCCGGTGCCCTGCCTCCATGGTGTAGCCCAGAGACCTCTGAAGCTGCCCTCTAGCCCTGCCTGAAGCCGAGAGGGGGAATGGATGAAATCCAGTCCCGTGCAAATAATAAAGGAGGGACAAGATGAGCTGGGTCAAGggaggagcagccctggaccctATGCTCTGGGGTTACTATACACAGCCTCCTGCTCTAACCtgtggaccccactcccctcccagagctggggagagaacccaggagtcctggttcccagcccccaccccgctctaaccaccagcccccactccgctcccagagccagggagagaaccctggagttctggctcccagccccccctgctctaacccaccagcccccactcccctcccagagccgggagagaacccaggtgtcctggctcccagccccccccccctgctctaaccaccaacccccactcccctcccagagccaggcagagaacccaggcgtcctggctcccagcccccccctgctctaaccaccagcccccactcccctcccagagctggggagagaacccaggagtcctggttcccagccccccaccgctctaaccaccagcccccactcccctcccagagccagggagagaacccaggagtcctggctcccagccccccctgcactaaccaccagtccccactcccctcccagagccagacagagaacccaggagtctggctcCCAACCTCCCTTCCctactcccctcccggagccagacagagaacccaggagtcctggctcccagccctggcccccagtgAGGGGTTAGCCCCCCCCGTTCTccaaggggagggggcggggccctgTGGCAGGTGGTAAACACAGCGCACGAGCGCTGCTAGGAAGGCGGGGTCGCAGCAACCGTTGGAAAACGGCGGGAAAAGAAAGCGGGAGGAGCTGGGAAGTTTCAaggctccccttccctcctggggGGTGGATAGGCGCCTGTGTTaaggccccccctccccacatctcTCTGAGCACATAGGGCCATGGAGGGGAGTAAACAGGGTGAGGGGaagatgggggcagagggggaatggcCCCCATGGGGTGAATAAATCAAGGCAATCCCACGATGCCCTTCTTTCTCATGCCACCAGCGGGGTGATCCCACAATGCCCTTGCTCACAACCGGGGGGGCCGTGTGTTAATCCCACAATCCCTTTGTCCCTCACCCCAAGGGGGGGTGATCCCACAACTCCCCACTCCCTCACACCACCAGTGGAGGGATCCCACAGTGCCCTGCGGCTCGCTCAcgctaaggggtgtgtgtgatcccacagtgccctgcGGCTCACTCAcgctaaggggtgtgtgtgatcccacagtgccctgctcGCTCATGTCAAGGGAGGGTCATCCAACAACTCCCCATTCCCCCACACAACCGGTGGAGtgatcccacagtgccctgctgcTCGCTCAcgctaaggggtgtgtgtgatcccacagtgccctgcGGCTCACTCAcgctaaggggtgtgtgtgatcccacagtgccctgctcGCTCATGTCAAGGGAGGGTCATCCAACAACTCCCCATTCCCCCACACAACCGGTGGAGtgatcccacagtgccctgctgcTCGCTCACGCTAAGGAGTGTGTGtgatcccacagtgccctgcGGCTCACTCAcgctaaggggtgtgtgtgatcccacagtgccctgctgcTCGCTCACGCCGTTGCCAAGGGAGGGGtgatcccacagtgccctgctgcTCACTCAcgctaaggggtgtgtgtgatcccacagtgccctgctgcTCGCTCACACTGTTGCCAAGGGAGGGGtgatcccacagtgccctgctgcTCACTCAcgctaaggggtgtgtgtgatcccacagtgccctgctgcTCGCTCACACCGTTGCCAAGGGAGGGGtgatcccacagtgccctgcGGCTCGCTCACGCCGTTGCCAAGGGAGGGGtgatcccacagtgccctgctgcTCGCTCAcgctaaggggtgtgtgtgatcccacagtgccctgctcGCTCATGTCAAGGGAGGGTCATCCAACAACTCCCCATTCCCCCACACAACCGGTGGAGtgatcccacagtgccctgcGGCTCGCTCAcgctaaggggtgtgtgtgatccc
This region includes:
- the LOC115643336 gene encoding vacuolar fusion protein MON1 homolog B-like isoform X4, whose translation is MATGEPGSPMREGTVLPKEQAGLCPTDTGGDEPSAGPEEQEELLAPQSNGPVRVADGQGDAQEEPSDKELSDSASTDNTLEDSSEFGRPLGVGVCEPGGPPTTHRDEDVTAASWRARRKHVFVLSEAGKPIYSRYGNEEALSSTMGVMMALVSFIQSGDNAIRSIYSDDQKLVFVQQGPLVLVSVSRTLQSEQQLRQELLYVYYQILSMLTQVSITRIFERKKNYDLRRLLAGSEKILDRLLNLVESDPGFLLGAVRCLPLPASLRDTLGTLLQKAITPNLVFSILVARSQLVTAVQERAVIEECRLEPTDLHLLLNLIGASSAFQAGEIWTPICLPRFNPDGYFYAYISYLDAECTVCLVLLSTDKESFYAVSDCKRRVEEAMRTQGSLQVLSGGLQSPSYGVGQVGVPDLRHFLYKPLDIPENYRQLPQFTSPELEGPYCSEEEQHRLFDLYHYLHSRIHSTSRPLRLIYHVAEKETLLAWVTSKFELYTCFSPLVTKAGAINVLTKLLRWIKKEEDRLFIRYPPKYSTTPNPGKGTKGGRPDVPSDFAPKAEELLLLVKRLQDAGTLEPQMDDLVGRISRLQRAKQNLSQELHDGKVRSEELQAELEELNKEKSNLEEICSQKQEVLRTLQLRCQETEAEAKRQQTLSQERKQSIEELTAKIQEEKLKQRKQSPSSPVVSRLEFEQQLDELMEKHKSLQECHSMEKLAAEICSMAESKERLLSEDKLIQDNLAQVEKQLDSLPQAEAAPRQERMFLKSQEASTALQLFQQENKRATEYLEAASRRHSELQQKFKRLTAELEAQQGSRGDSASMETDA
- the LOC115643336 gene encoding vacuolar fusion protein MON1 homolog B-like isoform X5, which gives rise to MATGEPGSPMREGTVLPKEQAGLCPTDTGGDEPSAGPEEQEELLAPQSNGPVRVADGQGDAQEEPSDKELSDSASTDNTLEDSSEFGRPLGVGVCEPGGPPTTHRDEDVTAASWRARRKHVFVLSEAGKPIYSRYGNEEALSSTMGVMMALVSFIQSGDNAIRSIYSDDQKLVFVQQGPLVLVSVSRTLQSEQQLRQELLYVYYQILSMLTQVSITRIFERKKNYDLRRLLAGSEKILDRLLNLVESDPGFLLGAVRCLPLPASLRDTLGTLLQKAITPNLVFSILVARSQLVTAVQERAVIEECRLEPTDLHLLLNLIGASSAFQAGEIWTPICLPRFNPDGYFYAYISYLDAECTVCLVLLSTDKESFYAVSDCKRRVEEAMRTQGSLQVLSGGLQSPSYGVGQVGVPDLRHFLYKPLDIPENYRQLPQFTSPELEGPYCSEEEQHRLFDLYHYLHSRIHSTSRPLRLIYHVAEKETLLAWVTSKFELYTCFSPLVTKAGAINVLTKLLRWIKKEEDRLFIRYPPKYSTTPNPGKGTKGGRPDVPSDFAPKAEELLLLVKRLQDAGTLEPQMDDLVGRISRLQRAKQNLSQELHDGKVRSEELQAELEELNKEKSNLEEICSQKQEVLRTLQLRCQETEAEAKRQQTLSQERKQSIEELTAKIQEEKLKQRKQRLEFEQQLDELMEKHKSLQECHSMEKLAAEICSMAESKERLLSEDKLIQDNLAQVEKQLDSLPQAEAAPRQERMFLKSQEASTALQLFQQENKRATEYLEAASRRHSELQQKFKRLTAELEAQQGSRGDSASMETDA
- the LOC115643336 gene encoding vacuolar fusion protein MON1 homolog B-like isoform X3; translated protein: MATGEPGSPMREGTVLPKEQAGLCPTDTGGDEPSAGPEEQEELLAPQSNGPVRVADGQGDAQEEPSDKELSDSASTDNTLEDSSEFGRPLGVGVCEPGGPPTTHRDEDVTAASWRARRKHVFVLSEAGKPIYSRYGNEEALSSTMGVMMALVSFIQSGDNAIRSIYSDDQKLVFVQQGPLVLVSVSRTLQSEQQLRQELLYVYYQILSMLTQVSITRIFERKKNYDLRRLLAGSEKILDRLLNLVESDPGFLLGAVRCLPLPASLRDTLGTLLQKAITPNLVFSILVARSQLVTAVQERAVIEECRLEPTDLHLLLNLIGASSAFQAGEIWTPICLPRFNPDGYFYAYISYLDAECTVCLVLLSTDKESFYAVSDCKRRVEEAMRTQGSLQVLSGGLQSPSYGVGQVGVPDLRHFLYKPLDIPENYRQLPQFTSPELEGPYCSEEEQHRLFDLYHYLHSRIHSTSRPLRLIYHVAEKETLLAWVTSKFELYTCFSPLVTKAGAINVLTKLLRWIKKEEDRLFIRYPPKYSTTPNPGKGTKGGRPDAKQNLSQELHDGKVRSEELQAELEELNKEKSNLEEICSQKQEVLRTLQLRCQETEAEAKRQQTLSQERKQSIEELTAKIQEEKLKQRKQRYPPPPCSGLNVGQDPQLCKRESLLLQPSFPRCPGDGQVSYTAPSTTGNEPEWAVHSGISRCSLLSVRSTAARSSKLEFEQQLDELMEKHKSLQECHSMEKLAAEICSMAESKERLLSEDKLIQDNLAQVEKQLDSLPQAEAAPRQERMFLKSQEASTALQLFQQENKRATEYLEAASRRHSELQQKFKRLTAELEAQQGSRGDSASMETDA